The DNA sequence GTGGAGCACAATAAGATCACGTGATCTCATGCCAGCCACATTCAGCCTCGGTGGCCCGTGCTCGTAGCTTGGAGCTGCCAGAAATTTTCTACTGGGAAAAAAGTGCGAAAACTCAGTCtccagccatcaccaacaccctTCGAGACGCGGAACCCCCCTCCAATTGCGACACCGGCTGGGACCAAGACAAGATGTCGCACATCGACTACGCTCTCTACGAATCCCCTGTGGGCTATGCCCTCTTCAAGGTGGTGCATCAGCAGGATGCGGtggggttgaagttgaaggagaCCCAGGCTGCTGCCAACGACCTCGCCAAGTTCGGCAAGATGGTCAAGCTGGCCAATTTCAGCCCTTTCCGGTATTTACACCTTGCGCCTATGGTGTAGTGTGACTCGCGATGCTAACTATAGACCCAGGGGCCACgtcgaggctcttgagaACATCAACCTCGTCTCCGAGGGTATCGTGTCGGACTACCTCAAGTCCGTCCTCGAGCTCAACCTCCCCCAAACGAGCggcaagaagaccaaggtcgTCCTGGGTGTCTCCGAGAAGAACCTTGCTGGTGCGATCAAGGGCGTCTTCCCCGGAATCGAGTGCGAGACTGCCGACACCTCTGACATTGTCGGAGACGTGATTCGCGGTATCCGACTGCACGCCGACAAGCTTCTCGGTGGCCTCAAGTCCGGCGATGTCGAGAAGGCCGGTCTGGGTATGGGTCACGCCTACTCTCgcgccaaggtcaagttCAGCGTCACCCGCAACGACAACCACATCATCCAGGCCAGCGCGACCATCGACTTCCAGGACAAGGGTGTCAACCAGTTCTTCATGCGCGTCCGCGAGTGGTACGGATGGCACTTccccgagctcatcaagattGTCTCCGACAACCTGACCTACGCCAAGCTTGTTCTTGCCATTGGTGACAAGAAGAGtctcaacgacgacaagctCCACGACATTGCTGCtctccttggcgaggacggcgagaAGGCTCAGGCCATCATTGATGCCGCCAAGGTGTCCATGGGTCTTGACATCTCTCCCGCTGACCTCGAGATCGTCCACGGCTTCGCCGAGGCTGTCGTTAAGCAGGCCGAGAACCGCAAGTCGACTGCGCTGtacctcgagaagaagatgtccAACGTCGCCCCCAACCTCCAGACCCTGATTGGCACTCCTGTCGCCGCCCGCCTGATCTCGCACGCCGGATCCCTGACCAACCTCTCCAAGTACCCTGCCTCCACTCTGCAGATCCTCGGTGCCGAGAAGGCCCTGTTCCGTGccctcaagagcaagagcaacACCCCCAAGTACGGTCTCATCTACCACAGCAGCTTCATTGGCAAGGCCGGTGTGCGCAACAAGGGTCGCATCTCGCGATACCTCGCCAACAAGTGCAGTATGGCCAGCCGTATCGACAACTTCTCTGAGGAGCCCTCCACTCGCTTCGGTGAGGCTCTCAAGCAGCAGGTTGAGGACCGGTTAGAGTTCTATGCCACTGGCAAGAAGCCCGCCAAGAACTCCGACGTCATGGTATGTAGAATTGCAGCCTTTGAGGTAAAACAGCGCTAACTATATCAACAGAAGTCCGTCATGGACCTcattgacgacgacgacgatgccgatgaggacgaggagatggccgaTGTCCCTGAGCCCGAGtccgccaagaagtccaagaaggagaagaaggaaaagaaggacaagaaagagaagaaggagaagaagcgcaagcgagatgaggaggaagcccccgcctccaaggaggtcgacggtgagaagaagaagaagaagaagaagagaaagtcGGAGGTCGCCGATGACGAGTAAAGCTCCTCGGATCGCTTGACAGCCCCCTGGGCAAGCCGTCGCCTCCACAAGGGATGAGCATGCTCCAGGGGCCGCCGAACGTTTTGGAAACGAGGACAATGGGAGACGATGTCATGGAGAGTCCTCAGTCACGATAGACGTGCTGGAGGGCGTCAACCAACATCTGCCGACACGCTCATCTTTGCGAAGCTCGGCGAAGAAGGTGGTCATGGCTGCCGGCCTCGACACCTCACTCCCGCCAGAGTTGTACATTGCCAACACACTAGAGAAGCGGCGAGCGTGGGAGAGGTCGGCCTCCCAGGGTTCTTGTGCACTTTCTTGAGAGGAGTTTGTAGGATCTGGCTTATATGGCTTTTGGGCGTTTTGAGGGCATTTGGCTTGATGTAAACCTGTTTTTCACTACGAGGGAGAACTCATACCCTTTGTTTCAAAAACACGCAGTTCACTGAAGTCTGGACACCCGTGAATGCTGCTGTGTATGTGAATTCCATGAATGGCATCAGTCGACTGGCGCGTGACTTCAGCTGACCTTCGGTGGACCTCGGTGAGGCAAACCCAAGGTGTGCTGGGGGAGCCCCACCAGGGCAAGCAAGGCTCTGGCGAAATGAATTTTTTCGAGGCTGGGCACAATTGTTTTACGCGAGGCTGCGAAAATATTTGCGATTCACAAGACGGAttgggcttggccttgatggtaCCTGCAGTAATTTCGTGCATGTCGATATCCAAAATGTGTCGCACAAAGGATGGATTCCAGGGGATGATGGAGCGCTTCTCGCTTCGGTCGCAGTCGTCCAACATATTGGTGGCAGTATCTCATCACCTCAATATACAGTGTCTTGATGGCAGCATCTTCACTTGGAGCACGGCAAAGTCAAGTAGGGGGAATCATCATGTGTTGTCGTCTCAATCAAGCATGCATTATCTCAGAAACTGGATGTGCTCTATGCTACAGCCTTCAACGCCCATTTTTGGCACCCAATCCGTTCCGTCATCAATCCCAATCAAATCCCTTGGTCATGCATTTATTGCTTGTCGAAGACGTAGGTCAGGTGGCAGCGACCACAGTACTGACGGTCctgcatggcagccatgaaGACACCAGCGCCGCACTGCTTGCTGTCAGTATTTGTCACAAAAGAGGATGTGGTGGGGAGAACTCACAGTGTCGCTGGGGCACTCGCGTCGAAGTCGCTCGATCTTGCCATCGGAGTCGACCTTGTAGTACTTGAGCACAGCCaacttggtcttcttgcgcttgtgcttgatcttcttggggGTGGTGTagaccttcttcttgcgcttcttggcaCCACCACGCAGGCGGAGGACCAGGTGGAGGGTGCTCTCCTTCTGGATGTTGTAGTCGCTCAGGGTGCGGCcatcctcgagctgcttACCAGCAAAGATGAGTCGCTGCTGGTCCGGGGggatgccctccttgtcctggatcttggacttgacgttgtcgatggtgtcggAAGACTCCACCTCAAGGGTGATCGTCTTCCCCGTGAGGGTCTTGACGAAGATCTGCATCTTGCCTAACTGAGACTGTTAGAATTcaggtcttggtgttttgtgGTGATGGCAAGTCGCGACAATGTTCCTCCCGCGACTCGAGGGCACACGAGAAATATGCGATCGGTTCGCGAGGAGGGGAAATTGACAACGACGAGAATGAAATTCTCATGTGAGAGGCAATGAAGCCCTCATCATGGAAAAGGGTGTTTGCAGCATCTTTCAGACGTACCTCGACAATAATAATTATTGCCTTCCTAAGCAATCCTCAGATGGTGCGGGttgggttgaagaagatctctctcgtggtggtggtggcgccGGCTCAGAAATTCATGGGAGACgggggtggaggagaagtggGGTCACATGATCTAGGGTTTCCGCCTGTGCATAGCCCTTGCCCGCAAAATATTGCCCCTCGTGCGcttgtgtgcgtgtgtgtgaAGCGGGTCCCCCCTCCACCACGACAAAATTCCCCTTTGCCCTACAAGCCAACCCAAAAGTGGACTCTGCCACAGAACTCCAACGCCTTTTGATAACGCACATTTCAGTgagtccttcttcttcttttctttcctttcctcGCGTGGACCTGAGTATTAACCCCCAGCAGCAACCGTCAAAATGgtcaagaagagaaagaacaAGTACGactccctcctccgcctgcCAGTCACAatcaccaccgccgccgacgaTGTCTCTCGACGAGATTCTTGAGCCTCGCGACGCCGACGATTGACAGCTCTGGCTCCGTCACTGAACACGATCGCTAACAACCTCTCAGCGGCCGAAACAAGAAGGGCCGCGGCCACGTCAAGCCCATCCGATGCAGCAACTGCTCGCGATGCAcccccaaggacaaggccatcaagcggTTCACCATCCGCAACATGGTTGAGTCTGCTGCTATTCGTACGTTTTTCCTCCTTCGATCAGCTCTTGACAAGCGCTTACAATTACAATAGGTGACATCTCGGATGCCTCCGTCTTCGCGGAGTACACCGTACCCAAGATGTACCTGAAGCTGCAGTACTGCGTCTCTTGCGCCATCCACGGCAAGATTGTCCGGTACGTTGTCCTTCCCGGGAGTGTGACAACTGCGCCTTGGTTGCGTATGTGCTTCAGATGAGCCTTGGTCGTACTTTTGGAACACTCCCTCCTGCTTTCTCTCTAGAAGAGCAGTTCCCCCCTAGGTATGTTCAGTCGAAATACTGACAAGACTCACAGTGTCCGATCTCGCGTCGGTCGCCGCAACCgtgcccctccccctcgtGTCCGCTacaacaaggacggcaagaagATCGTCCCTACTGCCCCTAAGGCTTAAATGTGTTGAAACGGTTTGGGACTTCCCGGGGTGTCTGGTTTTATGACAAACGGTGCATTAAAAACGCATGGGATGATGACTTGGGATTATGAATCTTTGAACGGATTCCAAAATACAATCGGACGCCAAATCATGTCCACCTCTTGACAACATCTTTTGTCCAATGGAGCTTGCTGTGACTGCTTTTGTGATGACTTGTGACAATATTTGATTCGTGTCGGATGAAGACGCAATTGCAAAACCTCGTAGACTTGAGTAGTGTGCATTCCATCACATTTCTCTGCTCGGACTGTTGACAGGAACCGTACGATGCATGTCAAGAGAGGCGTCTCGTGGAAACAAACAGCGATTTGTTAGATGCTGTAAAATTTTATTACATGCCGCAATGCCATTATACTCAATTCTGTTGAGCCATTGGATAGCTCTGGGGTGAAGTGTTTCTCTTGGATCTCGCTCTTTCGTAACGGAATTGAAGCGAAAACCTGTGATGCCCTCACATATCAACCACAACATGCCAGTCCGCACAAACCAGCGAAAATTTGTAAGAATAGCCGTTTTAAAAGCATCATCTTCAAAAGGAAAAAGATCAATCCATTCAATTACACTCCCAACTGTCCAACAACGTCGTATATATCCGTGGATCTCGAGAAACCCTCATCTACCCTAAATCACACCATCAAACTTAACCAACTCGGTCCCATTCTGCGAACAAGCAAACGCATCAACACAAACCCCCCCTCCACAGCAGCTCCCCGTCAAACACATGAAACCCTCTCCGCAATCTCCATCTGCTTCACAGCTTGCTACAAAGTTTCCGCACTCTGTCCATTCGAACGCGACGCCGAGACCCTCCGCATTCTTGCCGCAGATGCAGCCTGTTCCTTCGATAATGGCTTCTCTTGGGTATGCGCACGTGCTGTCCTTTGTTTCGGCGACTCTGCCTCCGGGGCAGCAGGCCATTCGGGAGGGGTcttggatggtgatgttgtaAGGGCGCGTTCTTGTGGGTGCCCAGCTGAGGCTTGTTATCGATGGGATTCTGGTCGCGCCGGCGATGAGGCTGAGGTCAAAGGGGATCTCGTCTACGTGGAGGGACTGGCAAATGTCTGTCTCGAAGCTGCGGTAGGTGTTGTACACGTTGACGTACGTCTCCAGCGCTCCGTACGAGGAGAAGGTCAActgcttggagaagaaggcgcgCAGAGCCGTCCAGAGCTTGGTGTATGCCACGACGGCGGCgtctgcttcttggacttgccTGTCGGTGAGACCTTCGTTTCCCAAGTCTTTGCGGAGGACATCTGGGTCGAGAATGTCCTGGGCGGTTGCGTCGAGCGTGGTGACCACCGTTGAGAGATCCGGACATGAACCTCCAAAAGGATCTACCGTGATAACGTCGAGGACATCCTCTTTGATGGCTTGCTGACACCTCAAAAATCCAGATTCAGCACCAGGAAATGCGCAGTCAAACTCCCATCGCCCAATttcctcgtcgacgtcgatgTCTGCACAGACGGTACCGCCAATGAGAAGTTGGGGATACCGTTTGAGAGACTTGTCGACTGGGTTACCACACTGATCCTCCAGATACAGAACCTGTTTAAAGTCCATATCTTCCATGCGCCTCTTTCGCTTGATGGCAGCACATTGCACGCCTGCTAGGTCGGCAATCTGCTCATAcatgtccttgatctcgatCGTGATATGGTACGTGCAGTTGGGCCCTGAGAAGTGAATCCCTACGGCATCCAGCGACATCGAGTTCCCGGAAGGGTCAAAGACAGACAGCTGACCGCGACGGGAGATATCGACAAAGTAAGTGCCGCCTTGTTCATCGCGAACCGTAAGGTAGAGCGGATTGAGCCCTTCGCTCTCAAACTCGACCGACTCGATATACGGTATCGGAATAGAGACGTTTTCCTCCCGAAGTCTCGAGTTATACAGCAACGCACGCCTCGTCGCATCGCCTTCGGGATCCGGCCCCAGAGTATGGCACGTCTCCTGCGAGAGCGCCGCGGTGCGTGTGACGTGCGTATAGTGAACAGCCGGAAACTCGGACACGCCAGTCGTCGTGGCGTTGCCCCAGCGAGATACAGTCTCGTTGAAGTTGCCGGATGGAGCGGCTGTGGGCGTGGGACTTGTGGGAGCTGTGACAGAGTCGATGCTCCCCGAGGCAGAGGGCGTGGTATCTCCACTAGGTGCAACGCTGCCGCTTGGAGTCTGGCTTGGTATGAAGTCGGAGAGTGTTGGTAGAGGAGGAATAGGGAACGGAGGAGTAGGAAACGGTAGGCTCGGGAATGGTAGAGTTCCTGAAGGCCAGCTGATAGTCGGAAGGCTGATACTCGAGTTGATGGTTGGCAGGCTTATACTTGCGTTCCAGCTAATAGTCGGCAAGCTCATACTCGAGTTCCAGCCCGCAAACGTCGAAGTGGGCGCAACGGTAGGAAGTGACacacctcctcctccgctccCCGAAGTTGGGGTTCCAGGAACA is a window from the Fusarium keratoplasticum isolate Fu6.1 chromosome 5, whole genome shotgun sequence genome containing:
- a CDS encoding Nucleolar protein 58, with product MKFQALSVLALLSLNVSAQQVIGNGNITVAFFADDEEDSCQADNANKTTTGLVLTTSDLPNAYTCFNLSDIFSQSNDTGFMNATWKVYDLDYNLREPNGVHWLLRNQDNFDSKANYSRVWYEQVNQTGEIKAGEDAPWVFYIYAFEDCEQMLAGTDDPSERWPWFENSCQTEIGASVARARSLELPEIFYWEKSAKTQSPAITNTLRDAEPPSNCDTGWDQDKMSHIDYALYESPVGYALFKVVHQQDAVGLKLKETQAAANDLAKFGKMVKLANFSPFRGHVEALENINLVSEGIVSDYLKSVLELNLPQTSGKKTKVVLGVSEKNLAGAIKGVFPGIECETADTSDIVGDVIRGIRLHADKLLGGLKSGDVEKAGLGMGHAYSRAKVKFSVTRNDNHIIQASATIDFQDKGVNQFFMRVREWYGWHFPELIKIVSDNLTYAKLVLAIGDKKSLNDDKLHDIAALLGEDGEKAQAIIDAAKVSMGLDISPADLEIVHGFAEAVVKQAENRKSTALYLEKKMSNVAPNLQTLIGTPVAARLISHAGSLTNLSKYPASTLQILGAEKALFRALKSKSNTPKYGLIYHSSFIGKAGVRNKGRISRYLANKCSMASRIDNFSEEPSTRFGEALKQQVEDRLEFYATGKKPAKNSDVMKSVMDLIDDDDDADEDEEMADVPEPESAKKSKKEKKEKKDKKEKKEKKRKRDEEEAPASKEVDGEKKKKKKKRKSEVADDE